The genomic DNA cgcgcacgcacacactcacacacacgcacgcacgcacacacactcacacacacacacacacgcacgcacacacgcacgcgcgcgcgcgcgcacacacgccaCGTCCAACAGGCCTGTCCGTCACAGATCCCCGGGGCCAAGGCCTGTGGTTGCCCGGGCAGCAGCGgaggcccaggaggcccaggaggcccaggaggcccaggggaCCTGGCGCAGCTCCAGTGTCCGCTCCGCGGCGGCCGAGCCTTTCCCTCCTGGATTAGGTCTTGTAACTGGTTCTAGGTCTGGAGAcagaggggcagtgggggggccGGGGGCACTGGTTCAAGCAGGACAAGAGCTTCACCCGACAAGGGGTCTCAGCGGCGGTTAGGAATCCAAGGTTCGTGGCGCCATTAGAATTGTCCCAAGGGTCACAGTGTTTCCTCACATCCAGTGTTTATTCGGCACCTGCACGGGCCACGCCCGCTCAGCCGCCCCTCGGGGACCACGCTCGGGACCGGCCACGCTCACACAAGGGCTCGCTTCCGCGCCGCAGCCTCAGGGAGACGCAGGGCGGCCGGTCCACTCCGGTTCCCAGCGAAGCCCGTCTTCCCTTAAACACACCCGCCCACGCACTCCTAGGACGCACCACCCACCCACGTGATTGGTCAGCGTGACCCTCCGCTCACGACAATTGGCCGGCGTGACTCCGCTCAGGACGCCTCTGATTGGCGACGCCGCTTCCTTTTTCCCAGCGGCCCCGCCCAGAGCGCgagcgggcaggggcggggcaagCGAAGACGCGCAGAATTTGGCCTCGGAAAGGGCTCGGGACAGGGCCACGGAGAGAGCCGAGTGGCGCCGCAAGGAGCCGAACAAAGCCGGAGGGGCCCGAGCGCGACCGGAGGGCGCCGGCGGGCCGGAAGCAGAGCCGGGAGCAGCCGGGCCCGCCGAAGAGGCTGAGCGCGCCGGGCGTTGGGCCGGGCCGAGCCCTCGGCATGGCGGCTGAGGGCACTGCGGTGGCTGGAGACGGGACTGTCGGCGGCCGCCTGGCCAAGGACAGCGTGCGGCAGCCTAAGTCCCCGAAAGCGGCCCCGAACCAGCGGCGGGTCTCCGCGCAGTCGCGAGACACCGAGCGCCGAGCCCACCAGTGGTGCCGGGAGTACCTGGGCGGGGCGTGGCGCCGGGTGCGGCCGGAGGAGCTGCGGGTTGACCCCGTGAGGTGGGAGGTCAGGGGTCAGCCCCTGCCAGTGGCGGGCCGGGGCGGGCTCGGGCTCCGAGGATGCCCCGCGGTTCCGCAGCCGCTGCGTGCGGGGCAGGGAGGACGGGCCGGGCGGGGCGCCGGCGGCGGCTGAGACTCCGGTGTGGTCCGCAGCGGGGGCCTCAGCAACCTGCTCTTCCGCTGCTCGCTGCCGGACCACCTGCCCAGCGTCGGCGAGGAGCCGCGGGAGGTGCTGCTGCGGCTGTACGGGGCCATCCTGCAGGTGAGGCCGGAGCGAGGGCTGCCCCCGGGGCCTGGCCGGCGGCACCGCCCCGCCGAGGCTCAGGGCTGGGACTCGCGGGTTGTGCGCTGAAGCTTGCGCCGTGCTGGGAGCGGGACGCAGACCCTCCGCGCTGCCCAGCCGCTGGCCGTGCGACTCCCGCCCCTCGCTGTCCATCTTGCTCCAGGGCGTGGACTCCTTGGTCCTTGAAAGCGTGATGTTCGCCATCCTTGCGGAGCGGTCCCTGGGGCCCCAGCTCTACGGAGTCTTTCCAGAGGGCCGGCTGGAGCAGTACATCCCAGTACGAGGCacctccttcccccgccccctgccccttcccGGTGTCTGCCCTCCGGTCCCTGGCCGCGAGACCCTGACCTCCCCCGCTGCCCCATCCctaccccctcctgcccccgccccctcaccaCCCTGAGAGGTTCCTGGGTGCAGAGCCTGCCACTGAAAACGCGAGACCTTCGAGAGCCCATGCTGTCAGCAGCCATCGCCACGAAGATGGCCCGGTTCCATGGCATGGAGATGCCCTTCACCAAGGAGCCCCACTGGCTGTTCGGGACCATGGAGCGGTGAGTCAGAGGCCTCCGCAGGGCTCCTGCTCACCTGGCTGGAGCCTCAGGCTGGGCTCTGACAACGTGTCCGTGACTGTCCGGCTGGCCACGTAGTGGATCCGGTGTCCCAGGGCCTCGCATGGCCTCTCACACAACAGGCTTCCAGACGTTTGCCAAGAAGCCACGCAGTGACAGGGAAATGGCTGGGACAGCGTGGCCCGGGGTAGACGAGAGCCGGTGGAGAGGGACAGTGGAGTGAGGGTATCCTGTTCTTCGGACTTCAGGTACTTAAAGCAGATCCTGGacctgccccccactggcctcCCCCAGATGAACCTGCTGGAGATGTATAGCCTGAAGGATGAGATGGGCAAGCTCAGgtgagggcgggcaggagggcaaGGGGACAGAGGGCGCAGGAGGTGCTCCGGGAACCTGCGGTGTCCTCCCCGGGCTTTGCCTGAGGGGCCGCGCAGGGGGCTCTGACCGTCCTCTGGTCACTCCTACTCAGACGCGTGCCCCTGTACCCTGCAGGAAGTTGCTCGACTCTACCCCATCACCGGTAGTGTTCTGCCACAACGATATCCAGGAAGGTAGGAAACGTCATCTGAGTCTTCCACCCTAAGGTGCAGGGGCCGAGGGCCCTGGAGTGACCAGTACCCCACTACATCCCCCAGGGAATATCTTGTTGCTCTCAGAGCCGGAAAATGCCGACAGCATCATGTTGATCGACTTTGAGTACAGCAGCTACAACCACAGGTGAGACCCATGGCCTCCCGTGGGTCTGTCCTCACCGAGCCGATCTCAGACCAGGCCTCCAGCTCTGCCGCCCAGCAGGTTTGGGGGCTGAGTGTCCACCTTATCCCCCAGGGGCTTTGACATTGGGAACCACTTTTGTGAGTGGGTTTATGATTATACGCACGAGGAGTGGCCTTTCTACAAAGCACAGCCTGCGGACTACCCCACGCAGGGACAGCAGGTATGcggctggaggctggggagtaGAACTCGGCCTGTGAACAGGAAGGTGAAGCCTAGATGGAGTGGTGAGAAAGGGGGTTAACTAGGAAGTGCTCCATGCTCCCCACTTCCTGACTCTGGTCTGTTGATCTTAGCTCCACTTTATTCGCCATTATCTGGCAGAGGCAAAGAAAGGCGAGATCGTCTCCCCAGAGGAGCAGAGGAAACTGGAAGAAGATTTGCTGGTAGAGGTTAATCGGTGAGGAAAGGCGGCTGGGCCGGGTAGAGCAGGGTGCCGAGGAAAGGGGGCCTCGGAAGCGGTAGACGGTGCCAGTGCcaagtgggggttggggagcaagGCTGATGGGAGGAGTTGGGACGGTAGGGGTTAGGGCAGTGGGGGAGAAGTTGGGGCTCTGGGATTCAGGCGATGCCCAAAGTGCTCCCAATCCCCCTgctttccccacctccctcaggTATGCTCTGGCGTCCCACTTCTTTTGGGGTCTCTGGTCCATCCTCCAGGCATCCATGTCCACCATAGAGTTCGGTTACTTGGTGAGTAACCCAGGGGGCCAGTTAGGTGGGGGCGGAGGAGTTGCAGAGGCTCTGGTCCTGCCTcagggcagccctgggaggctgtgggcagatgggggctgtgggaactcctcccaggcctgctcACCGGTGTGTGGGGTGGTCTCCTCCCCAGGAGTACGCCCAGTCTCGGTTCCAGTTGTACTTCCAGCAGAAGGGGCAGCTGACCAGCCTCCAACCCCCATCCTGACTCTCCACCCCACAGCTGCTTGGATGTTCCCAGAGCCTCCCCTGCAGGaccttgggggggaggggcaaagaGCAGGAGGCCCTGGGGACCCCCGAGCCTCCAGTGAGATGGGCAAGGAGGGTGATCTCTTCCCCCAGTTTGAGCAGGTCCCCAGGAGCGGGAACCCCTGGGCTGTGTACCTTGAAACAATAAACGAGCTTCTTCCTTCACACCCTATTCTAGCCCCGCTCAGTCCAGCAAAAGTACCAACAAGGATGCACACAGACTGACAAAGTGAccactgctctgagcctcagtgtcccctcCTGAAAAGCATGGCTGTTCAGTGCTCTGGGCTTGAAAGTGGTTCCGGGTCCATTCCGCCGATGGGAGGCCCCTCCCTTTTCCCTCGCCCCGGGTCCAGCTTAGAAGTGATAAATCCTCGGAGTAATGGTGCAAAGAGCGCCCTTGGTGGGGCTGCTCAGCCCTGCGCCCGGgagatcagggcacaggccgcaCGGCTGACACGGGTGACCTTTCCCCTACATTCGACTATTTTTAGCTCCAATGC from Myotis daubentonii chromosome 2, mMyoDau2.1, whole genome shotgun sequence includes the following:
- the CHKB gene encoding choline/ethanolamine kinase produces the protein MAAEGTAVAGDGTVGGRLAKDSVRQPKSPKAAPNQRRVSAQSRDTERRAHQWCREYLGGAWRRVRPEELRVDPVSGGLSNLLFRCSLPDHLPSVGEEPREVLLRLYGAILQGVDSLVLESVMFAILAERSLGPQLYGVFPEGRLEQYIPSLPLKTRDLREPMLSAAIATKMARFHGMEMPFTKEPHWLFGTMERYLKQILDLPPTGLPQMNLLEMYSLKDEMGKLRKLLDSTPSPVVFCHNDIQEGNILLLSEPENADSIMLIDFEYSSYNHRGFDIGNHFCEWVYDYTHEEWPFYKAQPADYPTQGQQLHFIRHYLAEAKKGEIVSPEEQRKLEEDLLVEVNRYALASHFFWGLWSILQASMSTIEFGYLEYAQSRFQLYFQQKGQLTSLQPPS